A window of Hevea brasiliensis isolate MT/VB/25A 57/8 chromosome 14, ASM3005281v1, whole genome shotgun sequence contains these coding sequences:
- the LOC110661224 gene encoding uncharacterized protein At2g27730, mitochondrial gives MATRFALSRLCITRSMETTRGATRYYSDSKGRILSEEERAAENVYIQKMERERLEKLKRRAEKEKAEKDSADKKTEGNQKG, from the exons ATGGCAACCAGATTCGCTCTGAGCCGACTCTGTATCACTCGCTCGATGGAGACAACTCGGGGGGCAACTCGCTACTACAGCGATAGCAAGGGCCGTATCCTGAGCGAAGAGGAACGCGCCGCTGAGAACGTCTATATCCAg AAAATGGAAAGGGAGAGGCTGGAGAAGCTGAAGCGGAGGGCTGAGAAAGAAAAGGCAGAGAAAGACAGTGCTGACAAG